The proteins below come from a single Zea mays cultivar B73 chromosome 8, Zm-B73-REFERENCE-NAM-5.0, whole genome shotgun sequence genomic window:
- the LOC100281900 gene encoding protein RADIALIS-like 3 isoform X1: protein MSGSRSSSSHNVTIDSEWSKKENKLFEEALACYGAGTPDRWHKVARAMGGIKTADEVRRHHEILNEDVTLIESGRVPFPNYNTQGAWN, encoded by the coding sequence ATGTCTGGGTCCAGGAGCTCTTCGTCTCACAACGTTACCATTGATTCCGAGTGGAGCAAAAAGGAGAACAAGCTGTTCGAGGAGGCCCTAGCCTGCTACGGCGCGGGCACACCCGACCGCTGGCACAAGGTGGCCCGTGCCATGGGTGGCATCAAGACAGCCGACGAGGTTCGCCGCCATCACGAGATCCTTAATGAGGATGTCACGCTCATCGAATCCGGCAGAGTTCCATTCCCCAACTACAACACGCAGGGAGCTTGGAACTAA